Proteins found in one Methylobacterium sp. CB376 genomic segment:
- a CDS encoding Lrp/AsnC family transcriptional regulator, whose amino-acid sequence MPENVDLDAFDRALLAEVQRDNQVPARLLAERVGLSESAVLRRLRRLRAEGIIVADVALVHPAVLGAPLTIHVLVSLERESPDLLDAFVRRLRARPEVRAAWYVTGEVDFVVHLQLSGMEAYEAFAREVFHADPNVRAFRTIIAMRQVAGTPLAAGRSAP is encoded by the coding sequence ATGCCGGAAAACGTCGATCTCGACGCCTTCGATCGCGCTCTGCTGGCCGAGGTCCAGCGCGACAACCAAGTGCCGGCCCGCCTCCTGGCCGAGCGCGTCGGCCTGTCCGAGAGCGCGGTGCTGCGCCGGCTGCGGCGCCTGCGCGCCGAGGGGATCATCGTCGCCGACGTGGCCCTGGTGCACCCGGCCGTGCTCGGCGCGCCGCTCACCATCCACGTCCTGGTGTCGCTGGAGCGCGAATCTCCCGATCTCCTCGACGCCTTCGTGCGCCGGCTGCGCGCCCGGCCCGAGGTGAGGGCGGCGTGGTACGTCACGGGCGAGGTCGACTTCGTCGTGCACCTGCAGCTCTCGGGCATGGAGGCCTACGAGGCCTTCGCCCGCGAGGTCTTCCACGCCGATCCGAACGTGCGGGCGTTCCGCACCATCATCGCCATGCGGCAGGTCGCCGGCACGCCGCTGGCGGCCGGCCGCTCGGCCCCGTGA
- a CDS encoding ABC transporter substrate-binding protein, whose product MGIRRLLRALGACAAAVAAGPALAQPGPLPEPLAVRIGVLTDLSSLYADTNGSGAVTAARMAVEDYEAAGGTVRAEVVSADHQNKADIGSTITREWFDRGGVDVVVDVPNSAVALSVTELARQKNKVFMNSGASSSDFTGKNCTPNSIHWTYDTYALATGTSRAVVASGGDSWYLLTADYAFGHTMEADIRKILSASGATVVGSARTPLNTPDFSSFLLQAQASKAKVVGLVNAGGDTINAIKQASEFGIVQGGQKIAAMVLYITDVHSLGLGVAQGLQFTAAYYWDLNDGTRAFAKRFSARMGGRMPTQLQAGAYSATLHYLKAVEKAGTKTDGKRVVEVAKSLPTDDPAFGKGTIRADGRKMHNMYLFETKTPSESKGPWDYYKLIRTIPAEEAFRPMGEGDCPIVTGSR is encoded by the coding sequence ATGGGCATCAGGAGATTGCTGCGCGCGCTCGGCGCGTGCGCGGCCGCCGTCGCGGCCGGCCCGGCGCTCGCGCAGCCGGGGCCCTTGCCGGAGCCCTTGGCGGTTCGGATCGGGGTGCTGACGGATCTCTCGAGTCTCTACGCGGACACCAACGGCAGTGGCGCCGTGACGGCGGCCCGCATGGCGGTCGAGGATTACGAGGCGGCGGGCGGCACGGTGAGGGCCGAGGTCGTGTCCGCCGACCACCAGAACAAGGCCGATATCGGCTCGACGATCACGCGGGAATGGTTCGACCGGGGCGGCGTGGACGTCGTCGTGGACGTGCCGAACTCGGCCGTGGCCCTCAGCGTGACGGAGCTGGCGCGTCAGAAGAACAAGGTCTTCATGAATTCGGGTGCGTCCTCGTCCGATTTCACGGGCAAGAACTGCACCCCCAACAGCATTCACTGGACCTACGACACCTACGCGCTCGCGACCGGCACCAGCCGGGCCGTGGTGGCCTCGGGCGGGGATTCCTGGTACCTGCTGACGGCGGATTACGCGTTCGGCCACACGATGGAGGCCGACATCCGCAAGATCCTCTCGGCCTCGGGCGCCACGGTGGTGGGCAGCGCCCGCACGCCCCTCAACACCCCCGACTTCTCGTCCTTCCTGCTGCAGGCGCAGGCCTCGAAGGCCAAGGTGGTCGGGCTGGTCAACGCGGGCGGCGACACGATCAACGCGATCAAGCAGGCGTCCGAGTTCGGCATCGTGCAGGGCGGGCAGAAGATCGCCGCCATGGTGCTCTACATCACGGACGTGCACTCCCTCGGCCTCGGCGTCGCCCAGGGGCTGCAGTTCACGGCCGCCTATTACTGGGATCTCAACGACGGCACCCGGGCCTTCGCCAAGCGGTTCTCCGCGCGCATGGGCGGGCGCATGCCGACGCAGCTCCAGGCCGGCGCCTACTCGGCGACGCTGCACTACCTCAAGGCCGTCGAGAAGGCCGGGACGAAGACCGACGGCAAGCGGGTCGTCGAGGTCGCCAAGAGCCTGCCGACCGATGATCCGGCCTTCGGCAAGGGGACGATCCGGGCCGACGGGCGCAAGATGCACAACATGTACCTGTTCGAGACGAAGACGCCGTCCGAATCGAAGGGGCCCTGGGATTATTACAAGCTGATCAGGACCATCCCGGCCGAGGAGGCGTTCCGGCCGATGGGAGAGGGCGACTGCCCGATCGTCACCGGCTCGCGCTGA
- a CDS encoding Zn-dependent hydrolase, producing MTSPPTIDAARFLDRLRALAGVGRDAQGRLTRLAASDADRAGRDAVAGWMREAGLEVRVDRIGNLLGLWRPEGAQGDPVMIGSHIDTVVDAGAYDGCVGVLAGLAVVEALREAGGRPAHPLAVAAFTNEEGVRYAPDMLGSLVYAGGLAAEAALATVGVDGTVLGEELSRIGYAGPHAPGFLRPRAYVELHVEQGPVLEREGTAIGAVAAVQGISWQEVTIEGAANHAGTTPMALRRDAGVAAARVVTWLRARARAGNGRSVATVGRLRLEPEAINVIPARAVFTVDLRDPDAGRLAALEADLAERLDQVARAEDVAVTVRRLARFDPVAFDPGLVRAIEAAATRRGLSVRRMISGAGHDAQMMARLCPAAMIFVPSAGGISHSPHEHTSEAELVAGATVLLDVVRRLSGPPEEPAE from the coding sequence ATGACTTCACCCCCCACCATCGACGCCGCGCGCTTCCTCGACCGCCTGCGGGCGCTCGCGGGGGTCGGCCGCGACGCCCAGGGCCGGCTGACCCGGCTGGCCGCCTCGGACGCGGACAGGGCCGGGCGCGACGCCGTCGCGGGCTGGATGCGCGAGGCGGGCCTGGAGGTGAGGGTGGACCGGATCGGCAACCTGCTCGGGCTCTGGCGGCCCGAAGGCGCGCAGGGCGACCCGGTGATGATCGGGTCGCACATCGACACCGTCGTCGATGCGGGCGCCTATGACGGCTGCGTCGGCGTTCTCGCGGGCCTCGCGGTGGTCGAGGCGCTGCGGGAGGCGGGCGGCCGGCCGGCGCATCCGCTCGCCGTCGCCGCCTTCACCAACGAGGAAGGGGTGCGCTACGCGCCCGACATGCTGGGCTCGCTCGTCTACGCGGGCGGCCTCGCGGCGGAGGCGGCGCTGGCGACGGTCGGCGTGGACGGGACGGTGCTGGGCGAGGAATTGTCGCGCATCGGCTACGCGGGGCCGCACGCGCCGGGCTTCCTGCGGCCGCGCGCCTATGTCGAGCTGCATGTCGAGCAGGGGCCGGTGCTGGAGCGCGAGGGCACCGCGATCGGCGCCGTGGCGGCGGTGCAGGGCATTTCCTGGCAGGAGGTCACGATCGAGGGCGCGGCCAACCATGCCGGAACGACGCCGATGGCGCTGCGCCGGGATGCGGGCGTGGCCGCCGCGCGGGTCGTGACGTGGCTGCGCGCGCGCGCCAGGGCCGGGAACGGGCGCAGCGTCGCCACGGTCGGCCGCCTGCGCCTGGAGCCGGAGGCGATCAACGTCATCCCGGCCCGCGCCGTGTTCACCGTCGACCTGCGCGACCCGGATGCGGGCCGGCTGGCGGCGCTCGAGGCCGACCTGGCCGAGCGGCTCGATCAGGTGGCGCGCGCGGAGGACGTCGCCGTGACGGTCCGGCGCCTCGCCCGCTTCGACCCGGTGGCCTTCGACCCGGGCCTGGTCCGGGCGATCGAGGCCGCCGCGACGCGGCGCGGCCTGTCGGTGCGGCGCATGATCTCGGGCGCCGGGCACGACGCCCAGATGATGGCGCGCCTCTGCCCGGCGGCGATGATCTTCGTGCCCAGCGCCGGCGGCATCAGCCACAGCCCGCACGAGCACACGTCGGAGGCGGAGCTCGTGGCGGGCGCGACCGTGCTGCTCGACGTGGTCCGGCGCCTGTCGGGCCCGCCGGAGGAACCCGCCGAGTGA
- a CDS encoding pyridoxal-phosphate dependent enzyme, whose product MTDPALSPTAAIADPAAIDMIAAIDAIAADLRGLDPAYAPTPLRPLPGLASHLGVAQVLAKDEGRRMLGSFKSLGGTYAGLRALARAAGTDLSGLVAARPAGQPTLLCASDGNHGLAVAAAARLAGAAARIYLHAGVPAPRARRIAAWGAEIVRVAGTYDDAVDAAAAAAREGLGILVADTTDDPRDPVVGDVMAGYGVMAAEIRRQVEDAGEARPTHLFVQAGVGGLAAAMAEGLAGWLAPPGSVVAVEPETASCLPAALAANRPVRVPGDLHTRAEMLSCGEASAPALAVLRRRGVRVVTVSEPDLAAAPQLLAAQGGPATTPSGAAGLAGAVAALRQPGRRADLGLDRASRLLILVTEGALED is encoded by the coding sequence ATGACCGACCCCGCCCTCTCGCCCACCGCCGCGATCGCCGACCCCGCCGCGATCGACATGATTGCCGCGATCGATGCGATCGCCGCGGACCTGCGCGGCCTCGATCCGGCCTACGCGCCCACGCCGCTCCGGCCGCTTCCCGGTTTGGCCTCGCATCTCGGCGTCGCGCAGGTGCTCGCCAAGGACGAGGGGCGCCGCATGCTCGGCAGCTTCAAGTCCCTCGGGGGCACCTATGCGGGCCTCAGGGCCCTGGCCCGGGCCGCCGGGACCGACCTCTCCGGCCTCGTCGCGGCGCGGCCGGCCGGCCAGCCGACCCTCCTCTGCGCCAGCGACGGCAATCACGGCCTCGCGGTCGCGGCCGCGGCGCGCCTCGCCGGGGCCGCCGCCCGCATCTACCTGCACGCGGGCGTGCCCGCGCCCCGCGCCCGGCGCATCGCCGCATGGGGAGCCGAGATCGTCAGGGTCGCGGGCACCTACGACGACGCGGTCGATGCCGCGGCGGCCGCGGCGCGGGAGGGCCTCGGCATCCTGGTGGCCGACACCACGGACGATCCCCGCGACCCCGTCGTCGGCGACGTCATGGCCGGCTACGGCGTCATGGCCGCGGAGATCCGGCGGCAGGTCGAGGATGCGGGCGAGGCCCGGCCGACGCACCTCTTCGTCCAGGCCGGCGTCGGCGGCCTCGCCGCCGCGATGGCCGAGGGGCTCGCCGGCTGGCTGGCCCCGCCCGGATCGGTGGTGGCGGTCGAGCCCGAGACGGCGTCCTGCCTCCCGGCGGCGCTGGCGGCGAACCGGCCGGTGCGCGTGCCGGGCGACCTGCACACGCGGGCCGAGATGCTGTCCTGCGGCGAGGCGAGCGCCCCGGCCCTCGCCGTGCTTCGGCGCCGCGGCGTGCGCGTCGTGACCGTGTCCGAGCCGGACCTGGCGGCGGCCCCGCAGCTCCTCGCCGCGCAGGGCGGCCCCGCGACGACCCCGTCGGGCGCCGCGGGCCTCGCGGGCGCCGTCGCCGCCCTCCGGCAGCCGGGGAGGCGAGCCGATCTCGGCCTCGACCGCGCGAGCCGGCTCCTGATCCTGGTCACCGAGGGCGCGCTCGAGGACTAG
- a CDS encoding enoyl-CoA hydratase/isomerase family protein, with amino-acid sequence MSDLIVERKGSVAILTIDRPRRRNAIGVQLVEDLTREFARLDREADTRAIVLTGAAPGFCAGSDLKELAETDLAGMCAHEARTAALARSIAFLGTPVIAAVDGFALGGGFVLAISCDVVVTASEARWHLPEVSIGWIPPWGLQAVVARVGPVAARRLTWGAAPFDGREAHRLGLADALVAPGASVLEAALREAEALAALPPPAVASTKHFYAPAIAGTAEAADAWANRLFAADCGHPVAQGTLRRFGVTA; translated from the coding sequence GTGTCGGACCTCATCGTCGAGAGAAAAGGCAGCGTGGCGATCCTGACGATCGACCGCCCGCGCCGCCGGAACGCGATCGGCGTCCAGCTGGTGGAGGACCTGACGCGGGAATTCGCGCGGCTGGACCGGGAGGCCGACACCCGCGCCATCGTGCTGACCGGCGCGGCGCCGGGCTTCTGCGCGGGGAGCGACCTCAAGGAACTCGCCGAGACCGACCTCGCCGGGATGTGCGCGCACGAGGCCCGGACCGCGGCGCTCGCCCGCTCGATCGCCTTCCTGGGCACGCCCGTGATCGCGGCCGTCGACGGATTCGCGCTCGGCGGCGGCTTCGTGCTGGCGATCTCCTGCGACGTCGTCGTCACGGCGAGCGAGGCGCGCTGGCACCTGCCGGAGGTCTCCATCGGCTGGATCCCGCCCTGGGGCCTGCAGGCCGTGGTCGCCCGCGTCGGGCCCGTGGCGGCCCGCCGCCTGACCTGGGGCGCGGCGCCGTTCGACGGGCGCGAGGCCCACCGCCTCGGCCTCGCCGACGCGCTCGTCGCCCCCGGCGCGAGCGTCCTGGAGGCGGCGCTGCGCGAGGCCGAGGCCCTGGCGGCGCTGCCGCCGCCGGCCGTCGCCTCCACCAAGCACTTCTACGCCCCCGCGATCGCCGGCACGGCGGAGGCCGCGGATGCCTGGGCGAACCGCCTGTTCGCGGCCGATTGCGGCCACCCCGTCGCGCAAGGGACGCTGCGGCGCTTCGGAGTCACGGCATGA
- a CDS encoding LamB/YcsF family protein gives MRININADIGESYGRFKIGHDEALMPLIGSANVACGMHAGDPGIMVDTIRAALANGVSIGAHPGFNDVWGFGRRQIRMRPLDLEYLVTYQIGALQALARGQGATVTHVKPHGALNNMAHVDEDYAMAIGRGIRTADRDLIYVANVGSEMAKAAERLGLRVASESYVDRVYDDDGQMRSRERPDAVIHDPRQAADQVLRFIAEKAIISQSGRKIPARIDTFCVHGDEPTAVPVMRAVRAALDAAGIAVVPLPALLG, from the coding sequence ATGAGGATCAACATCAACGCCGACATCGGCGAGAGCTACGGACGGTTCAAGATCGGCCACGACGAGGCGCTGATGCCGCTGATCGGCTCCGCCAACGTCGCCTGCGGCATGCACGCGGGCGACCCGGGCATCATGGTCGACACGATCCGCGCCGCGCTCGCGAACGGCGTCTCGATCGGAGCCCATCCGGGCTTCAACGACGTCTGGGGCTTCGGCCGCCGGCAGATCCGGATGCGCCCGCTCGACCTCGAATACCTCGTCACCTACCAGATTGGCGCCCTGCAGGCCCTGGCGCGCGGCCAGGGCGCGACGGTCACCCACGTCAAGCCCCACGGGGCGCTGAACAACATGGCGCACGTCGACGAGGATTACGCCATGGCGATCGGGCGCGGCATCCGGACGGCGGACCGCGACCTGATCTACGTCGCCAATGTCGGCTCGGAGATGGCGAAGGCCGCGGAGCGCCTCGGCCTCCGGGTGGCGTCCGAATCCTACGTGGACCGCGTCTACGACGATGACGGTCAGATGAGATCGCGCGAGAGGCCCGACGCGGTGATCCACGATCCGCGGCAGGCGGCCGACCAGGTGCTCCGCTTCATCGCCGAGAAGGCGATCATCTCCCAGTCCGGGCGGAAGATTCCCGCGAGGATCGACACGTTCTGCGTCCACGGCGACGAGCCGACCGCCGTCCCGGTGATGCGGGCCGTGCGCGCGGCCCTCGATGCCGCCGGGATCGCGGTCGTTCCGCTCCCGGCCCTGCTGGGATAA
- a CDS encoding acyl CoA:acetate/3-ketoacid CoA transferase: MSKRITAAEAAGLVRSGDTVASVGVIGWITPDALLKALGARFQEEGDPRDLTFYFPCGTGDSIDIRGMDHVAIEGLMRRIISGSYVNPLHPVKRTRPELMRLIRENRVEAYSWPIGASMHWLREVARRSPGYMTEIGLGTYADPRQQGGKFTPCATEDLIELIEFRGKEYLFYPTFPLNVGFIRASSADAFGNLSYEDEALMSSNTALALAVKASGGIVVAQVRREVERHSRPAHHVRVPGTLVDHYVVEPDQMSGTDTLFDPVYLGGRRAAPSDLPRLALGPDKVIARRAAAEVRPGRTSIFGFGASSDAPLVMAEAGLFDHGRIDDYQFTTEHGPFGGVVMSGWQFSANMGPEALLDGLQQFDFIDGGNCPFAALAFAQFDAGGNVNVSWFGSSNPGAGGFIDIAQNARDLLFTGTFTTGGLDCAIGEGGLSIRREGTVRKLVARAEQVTYPVRRGVAERGQSALVITERAVFRVEPEGLALVEVARGIDVRRDILDQMEFAPHRIADPLPFMDAGLFAA; this comes from the coding sequence ATGAGCAAGCGCATCACCGCCGCCGAGGCCGCCGGCCTCGTCCGCTCGGGGGACACGGTCGCGAGCGTCGGCGTGATCGGCTGGATCACGCCCGATGCCCTGCTGAAGGCGCTCGGCGCGCGCTTCCAGGAGGAGGGCGACCCGCGCGACCTCACCTTCTACTTCCCGTGCGGGACCGGGGACTCGATCGACATCCGCGGCATGGACCACGTCGCGATCGAGGGGTTGATGAGGCGGATCATCTCCGGCTCCTACGTGAACCCGCTGCACCCGGTGAAGCGGACCCGGCCCGAACTGATGCGGCTCATCCGCGAGAACCGCGTCGAGGCCTATAGCTGGCCGATCGGCGCCAGCATGCACTGGCTGCGCGAGGTCGCGCGCCGCAGCCCCGGCTACATGACCGAGATCGGCCTCGGCACCTACGCCGATCCGCGCCAGCAGGGCGGCAAATTCACGCCCTGCGCGACCGAGGACCTGATCGAGCTGATCGAGTTCAGGGGCAAGGAGTACCTGTTCTACCCGACCTTCCCGCTGAACGTCGGCTTCATCCGCGCCTCCTCGGCGGACGCCTTCGGCAACCTCTCCTACGAGGACGAGGCCCTGATGTCGTCCAACACGGCCCTCGCCCTCGCCGTGAAGGCGTCCGGCGGCATCGTGGTGGCGCAGGTGCGGCGCGAGGTGGAGCGGCACTCGCGCCCGGCCCACCACGTGCGCGTGCCCGGCACGCTCGTCGACCACTACGTCGTCGAGCCCGACCAGATGTCGGGCACCGACACGCTGTTCGACCCGGTCTATCTCGGCGGCCGGCGCGCGGCCCCGTCGGACCTGCCGCGGCTCGCCCTCGGGCCGGACAAGGTCATCGCCCGGCGCGCCGCCGCCGAGGTCAGGCCAGGCCGGACCAGCATCTTCGGCTTCGGCGCCTCCTCGGACGCCCCCCTCGTCATGGCGGAGGCCGGGCTGTTCGACCACGGCCGCATCGACGATTACCAGTTCACCACCGAGCACGGTCCCTTCGGGGGCGTCGTGATGAGCGGCTGGCAGTTCTCGGCCAATATGGGCCCCGAGGCCCTGCTCGACGGCCTGCAGCAATTCGACTTCATCGACGGCGGCAATTGCCCGTTCGCGGCGCTGGCCTTCGCGCAATTCGACGCCGGCGGCAACGTCAACGTCAGCTGGTTCGGCTCCAGTAACCCGGGCGCCGGGGGCTTCATCGACATCGCCCAGAATGCCCGGGACCTCCTCTTCACCGGCACCTTCACGACGGGCGGGCTCGACTGCGCCATCGGGGAGGGCGGGCTGTCGATCCGGCGCGAGGGCACGGTGCGCAAGCTCGTCGCCCGCGCCGAGCAGGTGACCTATCCGGTCCGCCGGGGCGTCGCGGAGCGCGGCCAATCGGCCCTCGTCATCACCGAGCGCGCGGTGTTCCGGGTCGAGCCCGAGGGTCTCGCGCTGGTCGAGGTCGCGCGCGGGATCGACGTGCGGCGCGACATCCTCGACCAGATGGAGTTCGCGCCGCACCGGATCGCCGATCCGCTGCCCTTCATGGATGCGGGGCTGTTCGCCGCGTGA
- a CDS encoding ABC transporter substrate-binding protein: MTVRMVGAALLAVALSAGGARAGEKAVRIGVLTDMSGIYADFGGRGSALAAQMAAEDFGGRVGDLPIEVVSADHQNKADIGSALARRWFDQEGVDAIADVPTSSVALAVAEVAREKNRVLLVSGAGTSDLTGKNCSPNTVHWTYDTWALANSTGGALTKAGFDTWYFITVDYSFGYALERDASEALTAAGGRILGKVRHPVGTGDFSSFLVQAQASGAKVVAFGNAGADTINGVKQAAEFGLVQGGQKLASMLITLSDIHSLGLKAAQGLVLTEAFYWDLNEGTRAFAKRFAARSGGVYPNMVHAGVYGAVTHYLKARAAAGRDDGRAVVQEMKRLETDDPLFGHGAVRSDGRATHDLYLFEVKAPAESGGPYDYYKLLRKVPAAEAFRPLEAGGCSLVN, translated from the coding sequence ATGACGGTGCGGATGGTCGGGGCGGCCCTGCTGGCGGTCGCCCTCTCGGCCGGGGGCGCCCGGGCGGGCGAGAAGGCCGTGCGGATCGGCGTGCTCACCGACATGAGCGGGATCTACGCGGATTTCGGCGGGCGCGGCTCGGCGCTGGCGGCCCAGATGGCCGCCGAGGATTTCGGCGGCCGGGTCGGCGACCTCCCGATCGAGGTGGTCTCGGCCGACCACCAGAACAAGGCCGATATCGGCTCGGCGCTGGCCCGGCGCTGGTTCGACCAGGAGGGCGTCGACGCCATCGCGGACGTGCCGACCTCGTCGGTGGCCCTCGCCGTCGCGGAGGTGGCCCGCGAGAAGAACCGGGTGCTGCTGGTCTCGGGCGCCGGGACCTCGGACCTCACGGGCAAGAACTGCTCGCCCAACACGGTGCACTGGACCTACGACACCTGGGCGCTGGCCAATTCCACCGGGGGCGCCCTGACCAAGGCGGGCTTCGACACCTGGTACTTCATCACGGTCGATTACTCGTTCGGCTACGCGCTGGAGCGCGACGCGAGCGAGGCGCTGACGGCCGCGGGCGGCCGCATCCTCGGCAAGGTCCGCCACCCGGTCGGGACCGGCGACTTCTCGTCGTTCCTGGTCCAGGCGCAGGCCTCGGGGGCCAAGGTGGTGGCCTTCGGCAATGCCGGCGCCGACACGATCAACGGCGTCAAGCAGGCGGCGGAGTTCGGCCTGGTCCAGGGCGGGCAGAAGCTCGCCAGCATGCTGATCACCCTGAGCGACATCCACTCCCTCGGGCTGAAGGCCGCGCAGGGGCTGGTGCTGACCGAGGCCTTCTACTGGGACCTGAACGAGGGCACGCGCGCCTTCGCCAAGCGCTTCGCGGCCCGCAGCGGGGGCGTCTACCCGAACATGGTCCATGCCGGCGTGTACGGGGCCGTCACGCATTACCTGAAGGCCCGGGCCGCCGCGGGGCGCGACGACGGCCGGGCGGTGGTGCAGGAGATGAAGCGCCTGGAGACCGACGACCCGCTCTTCGGGCACGGCGCGGTGCGCAGCGACGGCCGGGCCACGCACGACCTCTACCTGTTCGAGGTCAAGGCTCCGGCGGAGAGCGGCGGGCCTTACGATTACTACAAGCTCCTGCGCAAGGTGCCGGCCGCCGAGGCGTTCCGGCCCCTCGAGGCGGGCGGCTGCTCGCTCGTGAACTGA
- a CDS encoding LysR family transcriptional regulator, whose product MDRWQAMRIVVKVAETASFAEAARHLHMSPPAVTRAVAGLEEVIGARLFVRTTRSVKLTEAGGRYVEDCRRILADLAEAEAAAAGSYATPSGTLTVTASVLFGQMHVLPIVTDYLDAYPTMAARTLFVDRLVNIVEEGVDVAIRIGHLPDSGFTAIRVGAMRRVVCGSPAYFERHGVPATPADLKDHRIAVSTGAWASPEWRFGRDERVTVHSALQSNSNEAPISAALSGWGLTRALHYQVGPALRDGRLRIVLADYEEPPLPIHVLHPGGRRAPAKVRTFVDFAVARLRAIPLPT is encoded by the coding sequence ATGGATCGCTGGCAGGCCATGCGCATCGTCGTGAAAGTCGCCGAGACGGCGAGCTTCGCGGAGGCCGCGCGCCACCTGCACATGAGCCCGCCGGCCGTGACGCGCGCGGTGGCGGGACTCGAAGAGGTCATCGGCGCCCGCCTCTTCGTGCGCACCACGCGCTCCGTGAAGCTGACGGAGGCGGGCGGGCGCTACGTCGAGGATTGCCGCCGCATCCTGGCCGACCTCGCCGAGGCCGAGGCCGCCGCCGCCGGCTCCTACGCGACGCCGTCCGGGACGCTCACGGTCACGGCCTCGGTCCTGTTCGGGCAGATGCACGTGCTGCCCATCGTCACCGACTACCTCGACGCCTACCCGACCATGGCCGCGCGGACGCTCTTCGTCGACCGCCTGGTGAACATCGTCGAGGAGGGCGTCGACGTCGCGATCCGCATCGGCCACCTGCCGGATTCCGGCTTCACGGCCATCCGGGTCGGGGCGATGCGCCGCGTCGTCTGCGGGTCGCCCGCCTATTTCGAGCGGCACGGTGTTCCGGCGACGCCCGCCGACCTGAAGGATCACCGCATCGCGGTCTCGACCGGCGCCTGGGCCTCGCCGGAATGGCGGTTCGGGCGCGACGAGCGCGTGACCGTCCACTCCGCCCTTCAGAGCAACAGCAACGAGGCGCCGATCTCCGCGGCCCTCTCGGGCTGGGGGCTGACGCGGGCGCTGCACTACCAGGTCGGTCCCGCCCTGCGCGACGGGCGCCTGCGGATCGTGCTCGCCGATTACGAGGAGCCGCCGCTGCCGATCCACGTGCTGCACCCCGGGGGACGGCGCGCGCCGGCCAAGGTCAGGACCTTCGTCGATTTCGCCGTGGCGCGGCTGCGCGCGATTCCTCTGCCGACCTGA
- a CDS encoding TRAP transporter substrate-binding protein, which translates to MPQRAGWTRRRLIGTLLGLLPALVAGPAAAQVRWVMATEYPASTVSGVGLTTFARRVSERTQGAVEVANALDNALKISSGEMIRAAQDGRISGGDAFAGPLEATDPIFGLASLPFVVQSVEAARDLNARARPLYARALAARGLTLLYMTIWPPTGLWTARPLAGPDDLRAMAIRAYDPTSAEVMRAAGAKAEFMPFSEAVAKVRSRDLDGILTSGDGGAGRRLWDDLRYFTAINYAIPISLAVVRTDAVEALPPAQREAVLAAAAETEQSQFALLATRTADNYARMRANGVAIAEPAPPALLASLRAGAAGPIRAWARKVPEEAVAILDGAGPR; encoded by the coding sequence TTGCCCCAGCGAGCGGGTTGGACGCGGCGGCGGCTGATCGGGACGCTCCTCGGGCTCCTGCCCGCGCTCGTCGCCGGCCCGGCCGCGGCGCAGGTCCGGTGGGTGATGGCGACCGAGTACCCGGCCAGCACCGTCTCGGGCGTCGGGCTGACGACCTTCGCGCGGCGGGTGTCCGAGCGGACGCAGGGCGCCGTCGAGGTGGCGAACGCCCTCGACAACGCGCTGAAGATCAGTTCGGGCGAGATGATCCGCGCGGCACAGGACGGCCGGATCTCGGGCGGCGACGCCTTCGCCGGGCCGCTCGAGGCCACCGATCCGATCTTCGGGCTGGCCTCCCTGCCCTTCGTCGTCCAGTCCGTCGAGGCCGCCAGGGACCTGAACGCGCGCGCGCGACCGCTCTACGCGCGGGCCCTCGCGGCGCGGGGCCTCACGCTCCTCTACATGACGATCTGGCCGCCGACCGGCCTCTGGACGGCGCGGCCCCTGGCCGGCCCGGACGACCTCCGCGCGATGGCGATCCGCGCCTACGACCCCACCTCGGCCGAGGTGATGCGGGCCGCCGGCGCGAAGGCGGAGTTCATGCCCTTCAGCGAGGCCGTCGCGAAGGTGAGGAGCCGCGACCTGGACGGGATCCTCACCTCCGGGGACGGCGGCGCCGGACGCAGATTGTGGGACGACCTGCGCTACTTCACGGCGATCAACTACGCGATCCCGATCTCGCTGGCCGTCGTGCGGACCGACGCGGTCGAGGCGCTGCCGCCTGCGCAGCGCGAGGCGGTGCTGGCGGCGGCCGCGGAGACCGAGCAGAGCCAGTTCGCGCTGCTCGCGACCCGCACGGCCGACAATTACGCCCGGATGCGCGCGAACGGCGTGGCGATCGCCGAGCCGGCCCCTCCGGCGCTCCTCGCCTCGCTCCGCGCGGGCGCCGCGGGGCCGATCCGCGCCTGGGCGCGGAAGGTGCCGGAGGAGGCGGTCGCGATCCTGGACGGCGCGGGGCCCCGGTGA